The following proteins are co-located in the Apis mellifera strain DH4 linkage group LG11, Amel_HAv3.1, whole genome shotgun sequence genome:
- the LOC413311 gene encoding lipid droplet-associated hydrolase, translating to MQCAMLNWNGVPTQVITEGRWVEEGFSNYGKREVVIIIPGNPGLAEFYKGFIKTVKSKLPTEVPVWIISHAGHVQPPNNLAITMPSNSNWTEHYSLMTQVQHKIDFIKKYVPEDVKIHLIGHSIGCWIILNMLKDNFIAKQVTKCYLLFPTIENMDISDNGWWFTKVVSRVAFFLLFCAWIISNLPYYLQVFIISIAGILYRIPFKYNNVILNMLNPYSLERIIKMAKEEMIEVKKRDDDIISKCADKLWFYYGNCDGWVPIKYYKNLKSNHPYINAELCKHGYHHSFVLQYDKEVGNIVGNLISENIS from the exons ATGCAATGTGCTATGTTAAATTGGAATGGTGTACCTACTCAAGTGATTACAGAAGGTCGTTGGGTAGAAGAAGGTTTTTCAAATTATGGTAAAAGAGAAGTAGTGATTATTATTCCTGGTAATCCTGGTCTTGCAGAATTTTATAAAGGATTTATAAAAACTGTAAAATCAAAACTTCCTACTGAAGTACCTGTATGGATAATTTCACATGCAGGTCATGTACAACCACCAAACAATTTAGCAATTACTATGCCAAGTAATTCAAATTGGACTGAACATTATAGTTTAATGACACAAGTGCAACacaag atagatttcataaaaaaatatgtaccaGAAGATGTGAAAATACATCTCATTGGACATTCAATAGGATGttggattattttaaacatgttAAAAGATAACTTCATTGCTAAACAAGTTACAAAATGTTATCTATTATTTCCAACCATAGAAAATATGGATATAAGCGATAATGGATGGTGGTTCACTAAAGTA gtaTCACGAGTTgcatttttcttacttttttgtGCTTGGATTATTTCAAATCTTCCATATTATTTACAAGTTTTTATTATCAGTATAGctggaatattatatagaattccattcaaatataataatgtaatacttAATATGTTAAATCCTTACTCTttggaaagaataattaaaatggcaaaagaagaaatgatagaagtaaaaaaacgagatgatgatataatttcaaagtgTGCAGATAAATTATGGTTTTATTATGGCAATTGTGATGGTTGGGtaccaattaaatattataaaaatttgaaatctaatCATCCTTATATCAATGCAGAACTCTGTAAACATGGTTATCATCATAGTTTTGTTTTACAATATGATAAAGAAGTTGGAAATATTGTTGGTAATTTAATTagtgaaaatatatcataa